The nucleotide window CCTGAACAGCTGTGGGAAACCACCATGAATCCGGAAACCCGCCGTATGCTGCGTGTGACCATTCAAGATGCTATCGCCGCTGATCAAATTTTCACCTGTCTGATGGGCGATGCGGTAGAACCTCGCCGCGATTTCATCGAAACCAATGCGTTGGCGGTAGCTAACCTTGACGTATAATTTTTAATTAAATCAAATAGTTAAGTTAAAAACCCGGAAAAAATTCCGGGTTTTTTTATACTTATTGGAAGGACAATATCAAATAACCAAGAGAGTTGATCCAGGATAAAATCCAATTTTTGATATAGTTAGTGATGTTGATTATAAAAAATTGAAATAAAAAATGACCTAAAAATCATGAGTGGCTAAATTGTGCTGGTCTATACTCAGGCCGTGGTAAACGATTTAACAGAATCAACTGTGTAGCGAGACAAGTGGAATGACAATCGAGAAAAAAACACCCAAAGTGCTATTAACCCAGATCGAAGATGCGTTGGAAGAACGCCAGCGTCATGACCGTCGCCAGCAGCATGCGGGTATCCCGCAAGATGTGCCTAATGATCGCCGTAAGAATGATCGTCGTGCACAAAAGCATAAATAAGCTGTTATCTGAATAGCAAAAGTAAAAAAGGGGCAATAAGCCCCTTTTTTATTACCGGTTGTTTGTGCGATCGGGTTGATGCACTAACGCAGCCAGGTTCCGGTATTACCGATTTTGCCCGGACCATTCAGCACATAAATCCCCGCCGAATAGCTGGCAACATTAAAACTGATACTGCCATTGGTCACATTGATGGTGTTACCCGTCACCGCATCGCGGTAGGTTCCATTTTTCACACCGCTCACAGTGATCGATTGGCCACTGCTGGATGCTAGCCCCACCACCGCATAGCTTCCCTCTGAAGAAAGATCGCGCACATAACTCATGCCTGCGCCCCATTCACTCACTTGAGTACTAGGCGCTTTTTGCAGGGCAGGTATCGCACTGCGGATCTGGTTCAGGCGTTTGATGTGTTGGTAGAGGGGATGGCTTTGGGTGGCAGCGAGGTTATCCAGATGCGGCCCGAAATAGGCGCGCCCGGTCTGGTCGATAGTGTCGCTGTTGCCGGCGATATCCTGCGGTAATCCGGCCTGGAACATAATTTCTTCACCGTAGTAGAGCGTGGGAATGCCGCGATTGGTCCAGAGCAGGTTGTACACCATCGCGGCATTGGCCATCTCGCCGCCGTAGCGATATTTAAAATCGTTATCTGGCCCTACATCGTGGTTCTGGAAGAAGGTGACGAGTTGGGTGGCATCGCCATAGACCCAATCCATCGCCATTACCCCACCGATACCGCCAAAGTTGCCGCGTGTGACGTTATCGCGGAAGGTTGAAAAGACTGAGAAATCCAACACCGAGAAACCGGAATCGCCACCGGCTAACGGATTGGCCGGATTGCTGGTGGTGCGCGTATACCACCAGGGGCGGATCACAGCGCTGGCGTTGTCGTTGGATATCTCGGAGCCAAACCCGGTGCCTTTTACCAGGTTTTCACCAAATACAAATAAACCCGGTTTGTGCGCTTTCCAGTTATTCACATAGGTCAGCATTTCGTTGCGCTCGATGTGTTTCACGGTATCCAGGCGGATCGCATCCACGCCCATATCCAGATACATGCGAATTGCGCCGTTTAAATAGTCTTTTACGTTTTGGCGGCCAGTGGCCAGGTCGATGGTGTCGCCCGCCATGTGTTTGCGCTGCAGCGCGAGCGGACTCTCCCAATCACCGCCGGACATAAAGCCATCCAGGTGATACCAGTTAGGGTCAAGGCCGGCGGCATCGATACCAAAGAAACGGTTGGCGTCATATCCGGCTTTGGGTACGGTCACACCGGTTTTGGGATCGACCAACGGCACTGTTCCGTTGGGGTCGCTGGTATGGCGGTCTTTGAACCATTGGGGAGCGACGGGGTTGTCGTTATCGTCGCGGAATGTGCTTTTATAATCGCCTAAATTGCCAAGATAAGGCCCATTTACGATATTCCCCTGAACCCCGCCTGCCGGTACGTAGTACTTGATTGGCAGGTGATCGATCCAGACCGCGTTGCGCAAACCGTATTGGCTGGAGTGGTTGATCACCACATCCTGGATTACTTTCAGGCCTTTGGCATGGGCGGCATCGATAAACTCTTTGTAACCGGCTCCGGGCGATTCAAGGCGCGGATCGACTTTGTAAAAGTCATAGGCGTGATAACCGTGGTAATCCAGACCCGAACGGTTTTCTACCGGTGGCGTTACCCAAATGGCGGTAAAACCAAGGTCTTTAATGTAATCCAATTTTTGGATCAACCCTTTGAAATCACCACGCCAGTGTGGGTCGCCCGCCTTGTAGCGGTCGCGGTTGTAATAGTTATTGCTGGCATCGCCATCATAAAAACGCGCGGTCAGCAAAAAATAAATCGTCTCTTTGCGGAAATCGCCATTCACAATACCAGTGATGGAACTGGCAGTGCTGCTGCTGATGGCGCTCGAACTGGTTGCCGCCACACTGGAATTCAAATTGGCCAGGGTGATGGCTTTGGTGCTGGCGTTGAAACAAATGGAATAAAGTGTGTTGGCAGCGACTACATAATCCGTTTGCGGATAGCTCTCGGTCCAATTGGCAAAGTGATCGATCTTGAAACGCGGATTGGTACTCGCCGCACCAAATTGCTGTTGCGTACAGTGCAAACCATTTTGCAATGTCATCAACGTTGATGCCCAATTGTTCGGCGTACCGCGGAAATACCAATTGTCATTCGCGGCAGATGAAACACTAGTGGACGAACTGCTTTTTGATGAAATCGCTGCGACAGATGAGGGTGCTGAACTGCTCGGCGCAACACTACTTGATGAACTTGAAATACCTGCAATGGGTGTCAGTGTGTAAGCGAGTGTCGCGTCATTCACTTGTACGCGATACTGTCCTGCAACGTTGGAATAAATATCACTGCCGTTTTGGTTTAATACACCATCACTGTTGCTATCGCCGTAATTCACTGCCCAGTTATTGCTGGTATCAAATTTAAAACGCTGGTTGGCTTGGCCATCAAAGGTCACATCCACCGACCACAGATTATTAGCGACCAGCGTCATCGCGCTGGTAGACCAATTGTTGGCAGTGCCGCGAAAATTCAGCGCAGTAAAATTTTTATTGAATGCAGTAGAGTTGCAGTTAGAAACTGATTGCACTGCAATTGCTTTACTGACGGTATTAAATGTAATCCGGTAAGACTGGTTTGCGGCAACGATGTAATCACCGGTTGGATAACTCTCACTCCAATTACCCGTGCGATCAATTTTAAATCGCGGGTTAGTGCTTGCTGCACCAAAAGTTTGGCAGGTGGAAACATCCGTGGACGATACTGCCGTCATCGCCGTCGTTGTCCAATTATTCGGAGTGCCGCGAAAAAACCAATCGGCATAGGCCAGATTGCTGATCAGCAGCGTACCCGCCGCAATCAGCTTAATAGATGTGTTCATAATGTCCTCGTGTCAGGTTATAAATTATTTTTTAATGCGCCAGGGTTGCGAAAAAATCGCGCCGGAAATCAGGATTGCAATACAGCAAAACAGGAACTGCTAAACAGCAAATGGATACATCAACATTATTATTATTCTGGTGTGGACAAGGTTTACGCCTTATGCCTGCAGTAGACTAGAGCGAGTAATTGTGACAAAACAATAAATTGCATACGTATGCAGCATATGAATACGTATGTAAAAACGGGATGATCTAACACTAAAGACTTTTTATAGCTGATTTTTTTCTAGCAACCCTCGAATTTTCTAACGCGCAAGGCGATAGAAATATGGAGGCTAATGTGAAAAGGCCTTGCAGCAATTTCGCCAGCCTCAAGCATGTGATGATGACTTGTGGTCAAGGTCTCAGTGTTTCATCGTCAAGCTTGTTAGTATTTTTCGCCTGTACTTTGCGAAGAGAGTATTGGCTATGAAAAGCATCGTTAATGTGGATAAATGTATTTCAGTTTTAATGCTGTTGACATTAGTTGCTTGTGGTGGAGGTGGTTCCGGTGGAGGAGCTTCCAATCCGCCAGCCGAAAATTCTTCAACGCCTGCGGCGAATAATTCTTCCAGTATTACTAGTAGTACGAATTCAATAACAACTTCTTCATCTGGCAATGCAGTAACGGCACCGCAAAATGTTGCTATCGTGCCGGGCAATGGTTCAGTTACTTTGAGTTGGAATCCGGTTGTCGGTGCAACGGGGTATCGAATTTATTTTGCTTCTGAAGCCAACATTATTATCAATTCGATTGCCAGCTTTGATGATGGTACGCGTGTGGACAATGCAATGTCACCGCATGTGATTAACAATTTGCGCAATCAGGAAACGTATTATTTTGTAGTGACTGCGCTGAATGGCAACAGTGAAAGTATTGCCAGTACAGAAGTGAGTGCAACACCGGGCTCGATTGATTTAACAAAACAACCCACTGCGCAAGAAGTGTTGGTAGTGGAATTAGTCAATCGCGCCCGCGCCAACCCTGGTGCAGAGGCAGCACGTTTAGGTATTGGTTTAAATGATGGGATAACCGGAACACAAATTACCGATACGCCCAAGCAGCCCCTTGCGCACAATCTATTACTGATTCAATCAGCGCGCCTGCATTCGCAATGGATGCTGGATGAAGATATTTTTTCCCACACGGGCCAAAATAATTCCACACCCCATGAGCGTATGCTGGCGGCAGGTTATACCTTCACCGGCAGTTGGACTAGCGGAGAAAATATTGCTTGGAGTGGTACCACGGGCAGCAGTATTAACTTGACCAGTTATGCAGTGTCGCAACATGAAGGTTTATTTAAATCGCCTGGTCATCGCGTCAACATACTCAACGGTAATTTTCGTGAATTGGGTGTTGGTCAATTGCAAGGCTATTTTATGCAGGACGGCCGCAATTATTTATCGTCTATGCTCACGCAAAATTTTGCGCGCTCTGGCTCAAATTATTTTTTAACCGGTGTGATTTATGACGATAAAAATAACAATGAATTTTACGATGTCGGTGAAGGCCTGAGTGGAATCAGCATCACCATCAATGGCAAAACCTACCCTGCATTTAATAGCGGTGCCTATTCAATTCCATTCCCTAACGGTACTTACGAATTGAGTATTACTGGCGATGCACTGGGCGCACCAGTTTTTTATGCAGTGCAAATCAGCAACCAGAATCGAAAATTGGATGTGATCAAAAGCGGCAACAATGTGCGTGTGAATACGCCGTGATCTTCTAAACGGCTGGCATCTGCAAGCGGTCATTTACGCAAAAAGTATCCAATGCAAAACGGATAATCTCTTTTTGTCCCACTTGTTTGAAAGCTACCTCAGTTGCGCTTAGTTCACACAACCACTGTGTCATTTCTGCCGGTTTTTTTTGTGCGAGTGCGGAGGGGATAAATAAACCGACACAGTGTTTTTGTTGTGGGTCGCGTGCCGATTGATATTCAAATGCCTGCACACCCGCACTGCGCATATCGCTGCCGAGTTGTTGGGTCATTGAATAATGTTGCGGATGGGTAAGTTGCGTTTGGTATTGGGTAAATGGTTCAGTGTGTAAACGAATTCCGCGCTCGGTTGCGTAATTCACGCTGAATAATGTGTGTGCAGAGGTGATGGTGTTTTTGATGGGAGAATTGCTGATTGAATACCAAAATACAAATCGGTAATAGGCCGCTTCTGCCAAGGTCGTATTTGCATTGCAGCCCGCATAAAAAATACCAGGTTCATGCGCGCGCCCAAAACGTGAACCCCATTTGAGCGGTGGATAGCGAAACGGTGTTTTCAATAAATAATGATAGTGGTCGCAATGTGCTGGGTAGGGTGGTTTTACTGAGTCGAGTAATTCTTCCAACAACGCCTGTTCTTCGAGTGTATCGACATAACCCAGGGTAGCGATTTGCTCCTGGCTTTCAACTAACCGCCATGCAGTGCCGGATATGGGCTGAATGTACGTTGCTCCCTCGCAGGTTTCCCAAATCATCCGTCCCACCCTTCGCGATTAAATTTTGCCGCGCAGGGCATCAACAAATTGCAGCACCTGAATCAGCCCTTGAATGGATTCGATCTGCCGCGCGGGCACGCCACCCGTCACCTCGTTGGGGCTGTGCATAAAATGTTTGATCCAGTCTTTATCGCCCCCGGTCAACGCAAAAAGCGCGCGGGCGATGCGGATCAACAGCAAAGCCAGTTCGCCCTGTTTGGATTTAGGGTCAAGTGCCGGGTTTTGTTTAAGGCGGCTCACAGCGGTGCGATGGATTCCCAATACAGCAGCCAACTCAGCTTGCTTCAAGCCGAGCTGGTCGGCGGCATTCAGTACCGCTTTGGCGAGTACCGATGCTGGATCCGGACTGGTTTGTGCAAGTGCTGACATGACGAACCCCTATCATCTAACAATGTTCAATATGCACTTATAATAGGTTATATGTGCATATTGAACAAGTTTTGGGCGAATAGTAAAGAATGAGTAAAGGTCTTGAGATGAATTGCTTCGTTGTAGGAAATCATTGAGGATAGGTCGCCGATTTGTCGCATAAACCACACAAAAGAAAGGATCAGCAAGGTGCAAAAACTCACTCACTTCCGCTACGACTGCATGGGGTTTAACAGCCAATTGCCCAAGGTAAAGATTTTGCCTGCCGTGTCCAGACTCACGGGTTTGCTATTGTTTTTGAGTTTATTGATGGGCTGTCAAACGGCGGAAATCAAAAAACCGTTTGCTCACAATCCTGTGATCTGGGCCGATGTACCTGACCCTGCTGTGATGCGCGTGGGCGATACTTATTATATGAGTAGCACCACCATGCATATGAATCCCGGTTTGCCGATTATGAAATCAAAGGATTTGGTCAATTGGGAAATGGTGCGTTATGCCTATCCAACGTTATCAAGCGATGAAAAATCCAGTTTGAATAATGGCAAAGAAGCTTACGGTGAAGGTACCTGGGCGAGTAGTTTGCGTTATCACAATGGACGTTATTACGTCAGTAGTTTTTCCAACACCACCAAAAAAACCTATATTTTTTCAACCGACAATATTGAGACAGGCGATTGGCAACGCGTTGAAATCGATGCTTTGTTTCATGATTCATCATTATTTTTTGATGATGGCCGTGTATTTATGATTTACGGCAATGACGATATTTTTATCGTCGAGTTGACCGCTGATGCGACCGCAATTAAAAAAGACGGCGTTAATCGTGTATTAATTCCAAAAGCGTCACGTGTTGCCGGTGATAAATTCTGGGTTCCTTCCGAAGGTTCGCAGATGTTAAAAGTAAACGGAAAATATTACCTCAATTTAATTTCCTGGCCCGCGAATAAAATGCGCACGCAATTAATTTATCGCTCCGATACTTTACTGGGAAGTTATGAAGGTAAAGTCGCATTAACGGATAAAGGCATTGCCCAAGGTGGATTAATTGATACGCCCGATGGCAAATGGTATGCGTTTTTATTTCGCGATCGTGGTGCTGTAGGGCGTATTCCTTATTTGGTGCCCGTGCACTGGCAAGACGGTTGGCCGGTTTATGGTGTGAACGGCAAGGTGCCCGATGAGTTACCTATTCAAGTTACTCACCAAGGATTCAATAATATTATTGAATCAGATGAATTTGATTATGCTGCCAACCAACCACTTAAAATGGCGTGGCAATGGAATCACAACCCGGTTGCCGAAGGCTGGTCGCTGACTGATCGCAAAGGCTTTTTGCGGTTAACCAATTTACGTTTGGATAAAAGTTTTGTTGAAACACAAAATACCTTGACCCAACGTACCTTTGGCCCGGTTTCAACTGCATACACCTTAATTGATGTCAGCAAAATGAAAGCAGGCGATTACGCTGGCATTGGTGCTTTGCAATCAATTTATGGATTTGTCGGCGTTGAAAAAACCAAAGACGGTTTATTTATTGTGATGGCGAGCGGTGAAAAAGATCAGTGGGAGGTGATCGAACGCGTGCCGCTCACGGAATCAAAAATTCATTTAAAAACTTATATGGATTTCCGCGATCTGAAAGACACAGCAACCTTCGCTTACAGTCTTGATGGCATAGATTGGAAACCCATCGGCAACACCCTGCAGATGAAATATTCACTGGATCATTTCATGGGTTATAGATTCGCCCTGTTTAACTTCGCCACGGAGCAAACCGGCGGCAGTGTGGATTTTGATTTTATGCGATTGGAATAATTACCGTTTTATAAATGGGTAAGGATGCTTTTCAAACAGATCAAAACCGCAAGTGTTCATCCCACCGGCAGCGCCGTTTTATCCACTGGCGACTTCAACACAAACGACGAATGCACACCGCTCACCCCTTCGATGCGGGTGAGTTTTTGTAATAAAAATTGTTGGTAGGCATCCATATCTTTTACGATAACTTTCAACAGGTAATCGGCAGATTGGCCGGTGATCAAATGGCATTCCAACACTTCAGGGTAAGCTTCCACGGTTTTTTCAAACGCATCGAAACGATCCGGAGTGTGTTTATCCATGCTGATCTGGATAAACGACACCAGCGTCAGCCCCAGTTTGCGCGCATTGAGCAGCGCGACATAGCCGTCAATCAGGCCGGATTCTTCCAGCGCACGCACCCGGCGCAAGCAAGGTGAAGGAGAAAGGCTGATACTGTCAGCCAGTTCCTGATTGGAAATGCGCCCGTCTTTCTGGAGTGCTTCCAATATCAAACGGTCGTATTTATCCAGTTCCAAGCGTGATTCCATAGCGGTAAATCTCTAATGTAAGAGTTTAAATTTCAATAAATATATAATTTAAGCAATTTTATTGCTAATAAGTTGATATTAACACAATCTTCGCAATCATCTGCCAGTCTCGCCACACTATACTAAAACCATGCTGATAAAAGCCCAGGCGCTATCCGCGCGGGTTTGGGGTTTCCACCGATGTGACTGCATCACCAGAAACCGGCACCTGTCACCACCAGGTTCCTGACCAGATCCGTTTACATCAGCCAAGACCGCAAGACCACTACTACAGCAGTACACAAGAACTATACAGCTCGGAGCCTGGAACACTTGTACAGCAAGGTTCCAAGCGCTCCTTATAAACCGGACACTTAGGCAATATTCGGAGTCGATCATGCTTGCCAATCCATCTACCAAGTACCAGCGTTTTGTCGGTGTCTCCTTGCCCGACCGCCAATGGCCGAACAATCACATTGAGAAACCGCCCATTTGGATGAGCACTGACCTGCGTGATGGCAACCAAGCGCTGATCGATCCTATGTCCGTTGCCACCAAGTTGCGCATGTTCAAAGAATTGGTGGCGATTGGTTTTAAAGAAATTGAAATCGGTTTTCCGTCTGCGAGTGAAATTGATTACAACTTTACTCGCCAGTTGATCGAGGAAAATTTAATTCCCGATGACGTCACTATTGAAGTGTTGGTGCAAGCGCGTTACGACTTGATTGAAAAAACCGTGCAGAGTTTGCGCGGTGCCAAGCGTGCGATTTTGCATATGTACAACCCTCTCGCACCCGCGTTCCGCAAAATTGTGTACAACACTGACGAAGCCGGTGTAAAAAATATTGCGATTCAAGGCACCAAGTGGTGTAAAGAATTAACCGCGCAAGCTCCAGAAGTGGATTGGACTTTCCAATACTCACCGGAAGTTTTTTCATCTACTGAAATCGAATTGGTGAAAGACGTGTGCGATGCGGTGGTGGAGATTTGGAATCCATCGCCGCAGAAAAAATTGATTTTGAATTTGCCAGCAACGGTAGAGATGAACACACCCAATACCTATGCAGATCAAATTGAGTGGATTCATCGCAATATCAATCGCCGCGATTCCATTATCATCAGCGTGCACCCGCACAATGACCGCGGCACTGCAGTAGCCGCGGCTGAATTAGCGGTAATGGCCGGTGCAGATCGTGTGGAAGGTTGTTTGTTTGGCAATGGCGAGCGCACCGGTAATGTGTGTTTGGTGACCTTGGCGATGAATTTGTATTCGCAAGGTGTAAGTCCCGGTTTGGATTTTTCCGACATCGACCGCGTGCGCAAATTGCATGAAGAGTGCACGCAATTGCCGGTACATCCACGTCACCCTTATGCGGGCGAATTGGTATTTACCGCGTTTTCCGGTTCACATCAGGACGCAATCAAAAAAGGTTTTGCAGTGCAGAAAAAAGATGCGCTGTGGGAAGTGCCTTATTTGCCAATCGATCCAGCCGATTTAAATCGCAGTTACGATGCTGTCGTGCGGGTAAACGCACAGTCCGGTAAAGGCGGTGTGAGTTTCCTGTTGCAACAAGAAGTGGGTTTGCAATTGCCACGTCGCTTGCAAATTGAATTCAGCGGTGTGGTACAAAAAGTCAGTGACAGCACCGGCAAGGAAGTGAAGGCCAGTGAAATCGCCAAAATATTTAACGATGAATATTTTGCAGTGACAACGCCGATTACTTACCAGTCGAGCAAATTCACTGAACAGGATGATACGCATCAGGTTGATATCACTATCCACGCACAACATCAGGATAAAACCGTGCAAATCAGCGGCAGCGGCAACGGCCCCATCGATGCCGCCGCTCACGCGATCAGCCAGTTTATCGATGGTGAAGTGAGTGTGATTGATTACCACGAACACTCCGTTGGCGAAGGCTCCGATGTCGCTGCAGTGACCTATGTGGAAATCAAAGTGAAAAACGGCAAACCCGTTTACGGTGTAGGGCAGGATCGCAACATCATCACTTCAGCAGTGAAGGCACTGATTAACGGCGTGAACCGCAGCGGTGTGGTGAGTTAATAAGTTATTGTCTCGATAAAAGCGCAGCCAGTGAAAACTGGCTGCGCTTTTTTTATGCCGGTTCCATAGACAATCAGTGATTGCTAGGTTTGGATTGTTGGTTGGCTGATATGTATAAAAAACGAGTTTTTCTTGGTTCGCTGGGAGAAAAGCAAGTCTTATGGATTATTAACCGGCCAATAATTCGGCCAAATAGACAAA belongs to Cellvibrio sp. pealriver and includes:
- a CDS encoding alpha-amylase family glycosyl hydrolase is translated as MNTSIKLIAAGTLLISNLAYADWFFRGTPNNWTTTAMTAVSSTDVSTCQTFGAASTNPRFKIDRTGNWSESYPTGDYIVAANQSYRITFNTVSKAIAVQSVSNCNSTAFNKNFTALNFRGTANNWSTSAMTLVANNLWSVDVTFDGQANQRFKFDTSNNWAVNYGDSNSDGVLNQNGSDIYSNVAGQYRVQVNDATLAYTLTPIAGISSSSSSVAPSSSAPSSVAAISSKSSSSTSVSSAANDNWYFRGTPNNWASTLMTLQNGLHCTQQQFGAASTNPRFKIDHFANWTESYPQTDYVVAANTLYSICFNASTKAITLANLNSSVAATSSSAISSSTASSITGIVNGDFRKETIYFLLTARFYDGDASNNYYNRDRYKAGDPHWRGDFKGLIQKLDYIKDLGFTAIWVTPPVENRSGLDYHGYHAYDFYKVDPRLESPGAGYKEFIDAAHAKGLKVIQDVVINHSSQYGLRNAVWIDHLPIKYYVPAGGVQGNIVNGPYLGNLGDYKSTFRDDNDNPVAPQWFKDRHTSDPNGTVPLVDPKTGVTVPKAGYDANRFFGIDAAGLDPNWYHLDGFMSGGDWESPLALQRKHMAGDTIDLATGRQNVKDYLNGAIRMYLDMGVDAIRLDTVKHIERNEMLTYVNNWKAHKPGLFVFGENLVKGTGFGSEISNDNASAVIRPWWYTRTTSNPANPLAGGDSGFSVLDFSVFSTFRDNVTRGNFGGIGGVMAMDWVYGDATQLVTFFQNHDVGPDNDFKYRYGGEMANAAMVYNLLWTNRGIPTLYYGEEIMFQAGLPQDIAGNSDTIDQTGRAYFGPHLDNLAATQSHPLYQHIKRLNQIRSAIPALQKAPSTQVSEWGAGMSYVRDLSSEGSYAVVGLASSSGQSITVSGVKNGTYRDAVTGNTINVTNGSISFNVASYSAGIYVLNGPGKIGNTGTWLR
- a CDS encoding CAP domain-containing protein; this translates as MKSIVNVDKCISVLMLLTLVACGGGGSGGGASNPPAENSSTPAANNSSSITSSTNSITTSSSGNAVTAPQNVAIVPGNGSVTLSWNPVVGATGYRIYFASEANIIINSIASFDDGTRVDNAMSPHVINNLRNQETYYFVVTALNGNSESIASTEVSATPGSIDLTKQPTAQEVLVVELVNRARANPGAEAARLGIGLNDGITGTQITDTPKQPLAHNLLLIQSARLHSQWMLDEDIFSHTGQNNSTPHERMLAAGYTFTGSWTSGENIAWSGTTGSSINLTSYAVSQHEGLFKSPGHRVNILNGNFRELGVGQLQGYFMQDGRNYLSSMLTQNFARSGSNYFLTGVIYDDKNNNEFYDVGEGLSGISITINGKTYPAFNSGAYSIPFPNGTYELSITGDALGAPVFYAVQISNQNRKLDVIKSGNNVRVNTP
- a CDS encoding RES family NAD+ phosphorylase, giving the protein MIWETCEGATYIQPISGTAWRLVESQEQIATLGYVDTLEEQALLEELLDSVKPPYPAHCDHYHYLLKTPFRYPPLKWGSRFGRAHEPGIFYAGCNANTTLAEAAYYRFVFWYSISNSPIKNTITSAHTLFSVNYATERGIRLHTEPFTQYQTQLTHPQHYSMTQQLGSDMRSAGVQAFEYQSARDPQQKHCVGLFIPSALAQKKPAEMTQWLCELSATEVAFKQVGQKEIIRFALDTFCVNDRLQMPAV
- a CDS encoding XRE family transcriptional regulator translates to MSALAQTSPDPASVLAKAVLNAADQLGLKQAELAAVLGIHRTAVSRLKQNPALDPKSKQGELALLLIRIARALFALTGGDKDWIKHFMHSPNEVTGGVPARQIESIQGLIQVLQFVDALRGKI
- a CDS encoding glycoside hydrolase 43 family protein; this translates as MQKLTHFRYDCMGFNSQLPKVKILPAVSRLTGLLLFLSLLMGCQTAEIKKPFAHNPVIWADVPDPAVMRVGDTYYMSSTTMHMNPGLPIMKSKDLVNWEMVRYAYPTLSSDEKSSLNNGKEAYGEGTWASSLRYHNGRYYVSSFSNTTKKTYIFSTDNIETGDWQRVEIDALFHDSSLFFDDGRVFMIYGNDDIFIVELTADATAIKKDGVNRVLIPKASRVAGDKFWVPSEGSQMLKVNGKYYLNLISWPANKMRTQLIYRSDTLLGSYEGKVALTDKGIAQGGLIDTPDGKWYAFLFRDRGAVGRIPYLVPVHWQDGWPVYGVNGKVPDELPIQVTHQGFNNIIESDEFDYAANQPLKMAWQWNHNPVAEGWSLTDRKGFLRLTNLRLDKSFVETQNTLTQRTFGPVSTAYTLIDVSKMKAGDYAGIGALQSIYGFVGVEKTKDGLFIVMASGEKDQWEVIERVPLTESKIHLKTYMDFRDLKDTATFAYSLDGIDWKPIGNTLQMKYSLDHFMGYRFALFNFATEQTGGSVDFDFMRLE
- a CDS encoding Lrp/AsnC family transcriptional regulator; translation: MESRLELDKYDRLILEALQKDGRISNQELADSISLSPSPCLRRVRALEESGLIDGYVALLNARKLGLTLVSFIQISMDKHTPDRFDAFEKTVEAYPEVLECHLITGQSADYLLKVIVKDMDAYQQFLLQKLTRIEGVSGVHSSFVLKSPVDKTALPVG
- the leuA gene encoding 2-isopropylmalate synthase, which codes for MLANPSTKYQRFVGVSLPDRQWPNNHIEKPPIWMSTDLRDGNQALIDPMSVATKLRMFKELVAIGFKEIEIGFPSASEIDYNFTRQLIEENLIPDDVTIEVLVQARYDLIEKTVQSLRGAKRAILHMYNPLAPAFRKIVYNTDEAGVKNIAIQGTKWCKELTAQAPEVDWTFQYSPEVFSSTEIELVKDVCDAVVEIWNPSPQKKLILNLPATVEMNTPNTYADQIEWIHRNINRRDSIIISVHPHNDRGTAVAAAELAVMAGADRVEGCLFGNGERTGNVCLVTLAMNLYSQGVSPGLDFSDIDRVRKLHEECTQLPVHPRHPYAGELVFTAFSGSHQDAIKKGFAVQKKDALWEVPYLPIDPADLNRSYDAVVRVNAQSGKGGVSFLLQQEVGLQLPRRLQIEFSGVVQKVSDSTGKEVKASEIAKIFNDEYFAVTTPITYQSSKFTEQDDTHQVDITIHAQHQDKTVQISGSGNGPIDAAAHAISQFIDGEVSVIDYHEHSVGEGSDVAAVTYVEIKVKNGKPVYGVGQDRNIITSAVKALINGVNRSGVVS